In Remersonia thermophila strain ATCC 22073 chromosome 3, whole genome shotgun sequence, the following proteins share a genomic window:
- a CDS encoding 60S ribosomal protein uL13, with protein MSSFESVVVIDGKGHLLGRLASIVAKQLLSGQKIVVVRCEALNISGEFFRAKLKYHAYLRKMTRYNPTRGGPFHFRAPSRIFFKAVRGMIPHKTARGAAALERLKVFEGVPPPYDKKKKMVVPQALRVLRLQPGRKYCTVGRLSHEVGWKYQDVVERLEERRKAKGAAYYERKKLAARQLSEAKKKANVDAKTTEALAAFGY; from the exons ATGTCTTCGTTCGAGTCTGTG GTCGTGATCGATGGCAAGGGCCACCTGCTTGGCCGTCTGGCCAGCATCGTTGCCAAGCAGCTGCTGAGCGGCCAGAAGATTGTCGTCGTTCGCTGCGAGGCCCTCAACATCTCGGGCGAGTTCTTCCGCGCGAAGC TCAAGTACCACGCCTACCTCCGCAAGATGACGCGGTACAACCCCACTCGCGGTG GTCCCTTCCACTTCCGCGCTCCGTCCCGCATCTTCTTCAAGGCCGTCCGCGGCATGATCCCCCACAAGACCGCccgcggtgccgccgctctTGAGCGCCTCAAGGTCTTCGAGGGTGTCCCTCCCCCGtacgacaagaagaagaagatggtgGTGCCCCAGGCTCTCCGTGTCCTGCGCCTGCAGCCCGGCCGCAAGTACTGCACCGTCGGCCGTCTCAGCCACGAGGTCGGCTGGAAGTACCAGGACGTTGTCGAGAG gctcgaggagcggcgcAAGGCGAAGGGCGCTGCCTACTACGAGCGCAAGaagctggcggcgaggcagcTTTCggaggcgaagaagaaggcgaaCGTCGACGCGAAGACGAccgaggccctcgcggccTTCGGCTACTAG